In bacterium, one genomic interval encodes:
- a CDS encoding bifunctional (p)ppGpp synthetase/guanosine-3',5'-bis(diphosphate) 3'-pyrophosphohydrolase, which yields MGSPAPKLDVPEAAPSTLAPLAGPQYEGIEPEFVRSLDAIRIALLQTFPNADFGFVERAFHFAYDAHKNQRRLSGEAYITHLLSVAEILAELHMREDVIAAGLLHDVVEDTETTIEQVRAKFGEGVAKMVDGVTKIPQLKYESKEKQQAENLHKMLLSMVNDLRVILIKFADRLHNMRTIGHMTRQQQERIALETMDVYAPLAHRLGVYQIKWELEDLAFKVLEPRAYHELAEKVSLKRNERERIIKRECARIQSELQKAAVKGMVTGRPKHLYSIHNKIKTRGYPFEEILDLLAIRIIVSKMEECYYALGIVHSLYTPIQDKFTDYIATPKSNMYQSLHTKVFGPDGRKIEVQIRTEEMHSRAEFGIAAHWRYKEGDQSRKELDRQIEWLRSLLANQAESGNSREYLEDLKINLFEGEIFVFTPRGKLLTLPVGSTPVDFAFAVHTDVGLHAMAVKINGHIAPLKAVLKSGDLVEVIVSPNQRPNPDWLQFVKTSRARNKIKKWLKEQHFEESQRLGREMLSRELTRLRHKKTDKELVEIAQLFGHNLESFLAAIGSGDLTLENVVRKLAPDPGPTNPVANVLSKVIQRVKGSDSGIRIHGMDQVAVSFGICCQPLPGDQITGFISSGRGVVVHRVDCKNIPFLMRHPERNMQVEWDADREAKFNVRVKLVAEDRQQLLGDVTVGLAKEDVNMLYIEMKREDQFATGRLVLEVKSLLHLQRVLKRIRAIPGVLHVERLDEETSAQQPM from the coding sequence ATGGGAAGCCCCGCGCCGAAACTCGATGTTCCGGAGGCCGCGCCAAGTACGCTGGCACCGTTAGCCGGTCCCCAGTACGAGGGGATCGAGCCCGAGTTTGTGCGTTCGCTCGATGCCATTCGCATCGCGCTGTTGCAGACCTTCCCCAACGCGGATTTCGGATTTGTCGAACGCGCCTTTCACTTCGCCTACGACGCGCATAAGAATCAGCGCCGCCTATCCGGCGAAGCCTACATTACGCATCTGCTGTCCGTCGCCGAAATTCTGGCCGAACTGCACATGCGCGAAGACGTCATCGCCGCCGGACTCCTGCACGACGTCGTGGAAGATACCGAGACGACCATCGAGCAAGTGCGCGCCAAGTTTGGCGAAGGCGTTGCCAAGATGGTGGACGGCGTCACCAAGATTCCGCAGCTCAAGTACGAGTCCAAGGAGAAGCAGCAGGCCGAGAATCTGCACAAGATGCTGCTGTCGATGGTCAATGACTTACGCGTCATTCTGATCAAGTTCGCCGACCGCCTGCACAACATGCGCACTATCGGTCACATGACGCGGCAGCAGCAGGAACGCATCGCGCTCGAAACAATGGATGTGTACGCGCCGCTGGCGCATCGCCTGGGCGTCTATCAGATAAAGTGGGAGTTGGAAGACCTGGCCTTCAAGGTGCTCGAACCGCGCGCCTATCATGAATTGGCCGAGAAGGTCTCGCTGAAGCGCAATGAGCGCGAGCGCATCATCAAGCGCGAATGTGCGCGTATCCAGTCGGAGTTGCAGAAGGCCGCCGTCAAGGGAATGGTGACGGGCCGCCCGAAGCACCTCTATTCGATTCACAATAAGATTAAGACGCGCGGCTATCCGTTCGAGGAGATTCTCGACCTGCTGGCCATCCGCATTATCGTTTCGAAGATGGAAGAGTGCTACTATGCGCTGGGCATCGTGCACTCGCTCTATACGCCGATTCAGGACAAGTTTACTGACTACATCGCGACGCCCAAGTCAAACATGTACCAGTCGCTGCACACCAAGGTGTTCGGTCCTGACGGCCGCAAAATCGAAGTGCAGATTCGCACCGAAGAGATGCACAGCCGCGCGGAGTTCGGCATCGCTGCGCACTGGCGCTATAAAGAGGGCGATCAGAGCCGCAAGGAGCTTGACCGGCAGATCGAATGGCTGCGCAGTCTGTTGGCAAATCAGGCCGAATCGGGCAACTCGCGCGAGTATCTTGAAGACCTCAAGATCAATCTGTTTGAGGGCGAAATCTTCGTCTTCACTCCGCGCGGCAAACTGTTGACCTTGCCCGTCGGTTCGACTCCCGTGGATTTCGCGTTCGCCGTGCACACCGATGTCGGCCTGCATGCGATGGCGGTGAAAATCAACGGTCACATTGCGCCGCTGAAGGCGGTGTTGAAATCGGGCGACCTGGTCGAAGTGATCGTGTCTCCGAACCAGCGCCCCAATCCTGATTGGCTGCAGTTTGTCAAAACCAGCCGCGCGCGCAACAAGATCAAGAAGTGGCTGAAAGAGCAGCACTTTGAAGAGTCGCAGCGCTTGGGCCGGGAAATGCTTTCGCGTGAACTGACGCGCCTGCGCCACAAAAAAACCGACAAAGAGCTTGTGGAGATCGCGCAGCTCTTCGGTCATAACCTTGAGAGTTTCCTGGCGGCCATCGGTTCGGGCGACCTGACGCTTGAAAACGTGGTGCGCAAGCTGGCTCCCGATCCCGGTCCGACCAACCCCGTCGCGAATGTGCTGTCTAAGGTCATTCAGCGCGTCAAGGGTTCGGATAGCGGAATTCGCATTCACGGCATGGATCAGGTCGCGGTCAGCTTCGGCATATGCTGCCAGCCGCTTCCGGGCGATCAGATCACCGGGTTCATCAGTTCAGGCCGCGGCGTGGTCGTACACCGCGTGGACTGCAAGAATATTCCCTTCCTGATGCGCCACCCTGAGCGCAATATGCAAGTGGAGTGGGACGCGGACCGCGAGGCCAAGTTTAACGTGCGCGTTAAGCTCGTGGCTGAAGATCGCCAACAGCTTTTGGGTGACGTCACCGTCGGCCTGGCCAAGGAGGACGTCAACATGCTCTACATTGAAATGAAGCGCGAAGATCAGTTTGCCACGGGGCGGCTGGTCCTTGAGGTCAAGTCGCTGCTGCATCTGCAGCGCGTCCTCAAACGTATCCGCGCGATTCCCGGCGTGCTTCATGTGGAGCGTCTCGACGAAGAGACCTCGGCGCAGCAGCCGATGTAG
- a CDS encoding integration host factor subunit beta, whose product MRTYIKKDVVERVAVLSNERPDTVAKVVNDTFTVLRQIMAGDEAELRIEIRDFGVFEVKKTKPKPKARNPKTNEIIYVAARRKTHFKPGKLLKESLKTPLDQIPPNER is encoded by the coding sequence ATGCGAACTTACATCAAGAAAGATGTGGTAGAGCGAGTCGCCGTGCTTAGCAATGAGCGGCCGGACACGGTGGCCAAAGTGGTCAATGACACCTTTACGGTGCTCAGGCAGATCATGGCGGGCGACGAAGCGGAGTTGCGCATTGAAATCCGTGACTTCGGTGTGTTCGAAGTGAAGAAGACGAAACCGAAGCCGAAGGCCCGTAATCCCAAGACCAATGAGATTATCTACGTGGCGGCGCGGCGCAAGACGCATTTCAAGCCGGGCAAGTTGCTCAAGGAATCGTTGAAGACTCCTTTGGATCAGATTCCGCCGAACGAGCGCTGA
- the ruvX gene encoding Holliday junction resolvase RuvX has product MKSRVLGLDWGTRRIGVAISDEERRFAVGLAIWPADESDYLPLLQATLRTEDVALIVVGLPLTLSGAEGPAAQAARRFADSVATLGVPVTMVDERFTSYQASRALTQVGINQKKQRGKLDMAAAVLLLQSFLDEQVSSGRRE; this is encoded by the coding sequence ATGAAGTCGCGTGTCCTCGGTCTGGACTGGGGCACGCGCCGCATCGGAGTGGCGATTTCCGACGAGGAGCGGCGCTTCGCGGTGGGACTGGCGATCTGGCCGGCAGATGAGTCGGACTATCTTCCGTTGTTGCAGGCTACGCTGCGCACGGAAGATGTTGCGCTCATTGTCGTCGGCTTGCCCTTGACGCTTTCCGGTGCCGAAGGTCCGGCTGCGCAAGCGGCTCGGCGTTTTGCCGACTCGGTCGCTACGCTTGGCGTTCCGGTTACAATGGTTGACGAGCGCTTCACCTCGTATCAAGCCAGCCGGGCGCTGACGCAAGTGGGCATCAATCAGAAAAAACAACGCGGGAAACTCGACATGGCGGCAGCGGTTTTGCTGCTGCAGTCGTTTTTGGATGAACAGGTCAGCTCCGGCAGGAGGGAGTAG
- a CDS encoding Gfo/Idh/MocA family oxidoreductase, giving the protein MADKIRVGIVGAGGVSQLFHIPLLKKNAQAELVAIADTDYAKAAALAEKEKIPKFFRDAERIFDDPDIDAVHINTPTNSHLALTLAALAAGKHVLVEKPMARKSEEAQRMVQAAKKANRHLMVGMNLRFRPDVMLLHEWVQGGELGAIRVVRASWLKRKETWSRSPWLHESRISGGGVLMDLGLQLLDVCWWVLGKPKIKRVSANLSKDRLNLRVEDTFSSYVTFQGGASLLLNSTWAYMSDDSAALTVFSGNKGIAELNPLKITKEIHGSLVNVTPAGPQLRTTTVYNKSFEYEIEHFYNVVSGKGKLMSTAEESAYILEAVEAAYRSASEGREVLVGADD; this is encoded by the coding sequence ATGGCGGACAAAATCAGGGTCGGTATTGTCGGCGCGGGCGGTGTTAGCCAGCTCTTTCACATTCCGCTGCTCAAGAAGAATGCGCAGGCCGAGTTGGTAGCCATCGCCGACACGGACTATGCCAAGGCCGCGGCGCTGGCGGAGAAAGAGAAGATCCCCAAGTTCTTCCGAGATGCCGAGCGCATTTTCGATGATCCCGACATTGACGCGGTGCATATCAACACGCCTACGAATTCGCATCTGGCCTTGACTTTGGCCGCGCTTGCTGCGGGGAAGCATGTGCTGGTGGAAAAACCGATGGCCCGCAAGTCTGAAGAAGCGCAGCGAATGGTGCAGGCCGCCAAGAAAGCCAACCGGCATCTGATGGTCGGCATGAATCTGCGCTTTCGTCCGGACGTCATGCTTCTGCACGAGTGGGTGCAGGGCGGAGAACTTGGCGCAATCCGCGTCGTGCGTGCGTCATGGCTCAAGCGCAAAGAGACCTGGTCACGCAGTCCGTGGCTGCATGAGTCGCGTATATCCGGCGGTGGTGTGTTGATGGATCTGGGGTTGCAGTTGCTCGACGTTTGCTGGTGGGTATTGGGCAAGCCGAAGATCAAACGCGTCTCGGCCAACCTGTCCAAGGATCGCCTCAACCTGCGCGTGGAAGACACCTTCTCGAGCTACGTCACGTTCCAGGGCGGCGCGTCGCTGCTGCTGAATTCCACATGGGCCTACATGAGCGATGACTCGGCAGCCCTAACCGTGTTCAGCGGTAACAAAGGCATCGCCGAGTTAAATCCCCTAAAAATCACCAAAGAGATTCACGGCAGCCTGGTTAACGTCACGCCCGCCGGACCGCAGCTCAGGACGACAACGGTTTACAATAAGTCCTTCGAGTACGAGATCGAGCACTTCTATAACGTCGTCTCCGGCAAGGGAAAATTGATGTCCACGGCGGAAGAGTCCGCCTACATTCTCGAAGCGGTGGAAGCGGCCTATCGTTCAGCCAGTGAAGGCCGCGAAGTGTTAGTCGGCGCGGACGATTAA
- the lnt gene encoding apolipoprotein N-acyltransferase, with the protein MRRWGFLLAAVIGALAFPPVSLWPLAYVALIPFLWAATDPARDRVFGPAWRAGLLFYGGVLYWVGLNSGAPWWASAIAGLALIAVLATTWGMTAWVVQRTARAINFRAAALIFVAAYQAIDIFWGTGEMSFPWATWALPLTASVPALQLAEVVDAQGLSFLVLIVNALLFLAWQTRRRPYALIGAALIVLPLLWGAWRSTQFDGGARTLEVAAVQANIPAELKWDMSSAEILDRHVALSDSIARISTLDFLCWPETAVPMPIRFRQWAADSLRMLSERTNSVILTGGTDYDVLADGEQVPYNAAFVVRPDTHGFQRSSKIHLVPFGERIPGQNWFPFLGNLHLGQAEFKPGDSVVVFSGGVIPPFTCLICFEVVYPDIAADAVLNGAQFFGHVTNDGWYGHSSGPYQHLALARLRAVAMRRAVVRSANTGISAIILPSGRYADRLGYDRTGVVSGAIPMRTDITVAARLATFWPTFYYGILALVIAALWMHVQRYGAPESS; encoded by the coding sequence ATGCGTCGCTGGGGGTTCTTGCTTGCCGCAGTTATCGGTGCGCTCGCGTTTCCTCCAGTTTCGCTTTGGCCGTTAGCTTACGTCGCGCTGATACCGTTCCTGTGGGCGGCGACCGATCCCGCGCGTGATCGAGTGTTTGGTCCCGCCTGGCGAGCGGGACTCTTGTTCTATGGTGGGGTGCTCTATTGGGTTGGCCTGAATTCCGGTGCGCCGTGGTGGGCATCGGCCATTGCGGGTCTCGCCTTGATCGCGGTGCTCGCGACGACATGGGGGATGACAGCGTGGGTCGTGCAGCGCACTGCGCGCGCGATCAATTTCCGGGCCGCGGCGCTGATATTTGTCGCCGCGTATCAAGCCATTGACATCTTCTGGGGCACGGGCGAAATGAGCTTCCCGTGGGCAACGTGGGCCCTGCCGTTGACCGCCTCAGTCCCGGCTCTGCAGCTCGCGGAAGTGGTAGATGCCCAGGGGTTGTCGTTCCTCGTTCTAATCGTCAACGCGTTGCTCTTTCTGGCGTGGCAGACCCGGCGCAGACCCTACGCTCTAATCGGCGCTGCTCTGATCGTGCTACCGTTGCTCTGGGGCGCATGGCGGTCAACGCAATTTGATGGCGGCGCACGCACGCTTGAAGTAGCCGCTGTGCAAGCCAACATACCCGCCGAGCTAAAGTGGGACATGAGTTCCGCTGAGATTCTCGACCGGCACGTAGCGTTAAGCGACAGCATTGCCCGGATCAGCACTCTGGATTTCCTCTGCTGGCCCGAGACTGCCGTGCCCATGCCGATTCGTTTTCGCCAGTGGGCCGCCGACAGTCTGCGCATGTTAAGCGAGCGGACCAACAGTGTTATCCTGACGGGCGGCACAGACTACGACGTTCTGGCCGACGGCGAACAGGTCCCCTACAACGCCGCCTTTGTGGTGCGCCCGGATACCCACGGCTTCCAGCGGAGCTCCAAGATCCACCTTGTGCCGTTCGGCGAGCGAATTCCCGGGCAAAACTGGTTTCCGTTTCTCGGCAATCTCCATCTTGGCCAGGCCGAGTTCAAACCCGGCGATTCCGTCGTTGTGTTCTCCGGCGGCGTGATTCCTCCGTTTACCTGCCTAATCTGCTTTGAAGTCGTCTATCCCGACATCGCCGCCGATGCCGTGCTGAACGGCGCACAGTTCTTTGGCCACGTCACCAATGACGGATGGTACGGCCACTCCAGTGGTCCCTACCAGCATCTGGCGCTTGCGCGTTTGCGTGCGGTCGCCATGCGCCGGGCCGTCGTGCGTTCTGCCAACACCGGCATCAGCGCCATTATTCTGCCCAGCGGGCGCTATGCGGATCGGCTCGGCTACGACCGCACCGGTGTCGTATCTGGCGCAATACCTATGCGGACGGACATCACCGTGGCGGCGCGGCTGGCGACCTTCTGGCCGACGTTCTACTACGGCATTCTCGCGCTTGTTATCGCAGCGTTGTGGATGCACGTGCAACGCTATGGAGCGCCCGAGTCGTCATGA